One genomic window of Pseudanabaena sp. FACHB-2040 includes the following:
- a CDS encoding F420-0:Gamma-glutamyl ligase produces MTTGVIGILLAGTVGLVLAGWLLLELQYRKRRGNDLAFDAGKWNLEVYESNHYRIVGESELINRTPASEIMVPELTVETTLLSGSPLKEVTVKTEVIPHHPDAEARPDGYWFAYIVKLRKKTCLEIRIDVEGSDLRALKALWVRVPYVTYGPGGRIPKMGHVVVPLKFPNPEEHQNWRSTPVAQVLPVPTHLLTHLDDPVSVVKRYVAPHAQPGDIITLGETPVAIMQGRWRHPQDIRPGWVAKRLCYYFLPTSSLATACGMQALVDVVGPVRVLLAFIGGAIAKVLGQPGMFYQLAGEQARLIDDVTGTLPPYDQFIVLGPADPQEVVLQIRQATGLEAAIVDVNDLKAVKILAATPKVDTQILIQALRDNPAGNADEQTPLVLVRPSTPPA; encoded by the coding sequence GTGACTACTGGTGTGATTGGGATTTTACTAGCTGGCACAGTCGGCCTTGTGCTAGCCGGGTGGCTGCTGCTGGAGTTGCAGTACCGCAAGCGTCGGGGCAACGACCTGGCCTTTGACGCGGGGAAGTGGAACTTAGAAGTCTATGAGTCCAATCACTACCGCATTGTAGGGGAATCGGAGCTGATCAATCGTACTCCGGCCTCGGAGATTATGGTGCCGGAGCTAACGGTTGAGACGACACTGCTATCCGGTTCACCCCTCAAAGAGGTGACCGTCAAAACCGAGGTCATTCCCCACCATCCCGATGCTGAGGCGCGGCCCGACGGCTACTGGTTTGCCTATATCGTCAAGCTGAGAAAAAAAACTTGCCTGGAGATTCGCATTGACGTAGAAGGCAGCGACCTCAGAGCGCTCAAAGCCCTTTGGGTGAGAGTGCCTTACGTCACCTATGGCCCTGGGGGCCGAATTCCTAAGATGGGTCATGTGGTAGTCCCCCTGAAGTTTCCCAATCCTGAGGAGCACCAGAACTGGCGTTCAACGCCGGTAGCCCAGGTCTTGCCAGTGCCTACCCATCTGCTGACCCATTTAGACGATCCGGTTTCCGTGGTCAAACGCTATGTCGCGCCCCATGCCCAGCCTGGCGACATTATTACCCTGGGAGAAACGCCGGTAGCCATTATGCAGGGCCGCTGGCGGCATCCTCAAGATATCCGTCCGGGCTGGGTGGCAAAGCGGCTGTGCTACTATTTCTTGCCCACCTCCAGTCTGGCGACCGCCTGCGGTATGCAGGCCCTGGTAGATGTGGTGGGGCCGGTTCGGGTGCTGCTGGCGTTTATAGGGGGTGCGATCGCAAAAGTCCTCGGCCAGCCCGGCATGTTTTATCAGCTCGCTGGAGAACAGGCCCGCCTCATTGACGATGTCACAGGTACCCTGCCTCCCTACGACCAGTTTATTGTGTTGGGACCGGCCGACCCCCAGGAGGTTGTCCTGCAAATTCGTCAGGCTACGGGCCTAGAAGCAGCCATCGTCGACGTCAACGATTTGAAAGCGGTTAAGATATTGGCAGCGACCCCCAAAGTCGATACTCAAATTTTGATCCAGGCGCTGCGGGACAACCCCGCTGGCAATGCCGATGAGCAAACCCCGCTGGTCTTGGTTCGGCCCTCAACGCCACCGGCTTGA
- a CDS encoding GNAT family N-acetyltransferase — MASTVSSGPTLTIRPLQYRDLDTVKHWGTEELDAGDEIATEKTIQEIDRLCRWYGPLKVLSLLPKPVQQSLTVFVAEHSGQLVGLIQVSPFNRGRSTWQVDHIAVNRIALTEKLPPGFMDVGSRLLRHCFDKVWEARTWIIETDVNNRSALALYRFNGFQPLAQVTYWSLPSELMQSLAEREPDLPNLLPVSNADAQLLYQLDTASMPPLVRQVFDHQIQDFKAQPLAALSTGLERWRKHTEVVSAYVFEHQRKAAIGYFKLAIARDGKQPHQADLMVHPAYTWLYPEMVAQMARILQPFPAQSLRLASLDYQPEREEYLNQIQAAPEEHSLLMSRSVWHKVRESRPLSLEGLQLSDVLSGLKPVGKPVPGRMSWSADRWQTLLNSSTVPPVPPRKGTEGAQPPNAVDSGLRFETAPEDPPEKSENGSSEEGST; from the coding sequence ATGGCTTCCACTGTGTCCTCCGGCCCTACCCTCACGATCCGCCCGCTCCAGTACCGTGACCTGGATACGGTCAAGCATTGGGGCACAGAAGAGCTGGATGCGGGAGATGAGATCGCAACCGAAAAGACCATCCAAGAGATTGATCGGCTCTGCCGCTGGTACGGCCCGCTGAAGGTGCTCAGCCTGCTGCCCAAGCCGGTGCAGCAGTCGCTGACCGTGTTTGTCGCCGAGCACAGCGGTCAGCTGGTGGGCCTGATTCAGGTTTCCCCCTTTAACCGGGGCCGCAGCACCTGGCAGGTAGACCATATTGCCGTTAACCGAATTGCCCTGACTGAAAAGCTGCCGCCCGGATTTATGGACGTGGGCTCTCGCCTGCTGCGCCACTGTTTCGACAAGGTTTGGGAAGCGCGCACCTGGATTATTGAAACCGATGTAAACAATCGGTCAGCCTTGGCGCTCTACCGCTTCAACGGCTTTCAGCCCTTGGCCCAAGTGACCTACTGGTCGCTACCTTCAGAGCTGATGCAGTCGCTAGCCGAGCGCGAACCCGACTTGCCCAACCTGCTGCCGGTCAGCAATGCCGATGCTCAGCTGCTCTACCAGCTCGATACGGCCTCTATGCCACCGCTGGTGCGGCAGGTATTTGACCACCAAATTCAGGACTTTAAGGCCCAGCCTCTAGCTGCTCTCTCAACCGGGTTAGAGCGCTGGCGCAAACATACCGAAGTAGTTAGCGCCTATGTCTTTGAACATCAGCGTAAGGCCGCCATTGGCTACTTTAAGCTGGCAATTGCCCGCGACGGCAAGCAGCCTCACCAAGCTGATCTGATGGTTCACCCCGCCTACACCTGGCTCTACCCCGAGATGGTGGCCCAGATGGCGCGGATTCTACAGCCCTTCCCGGCCCAGTCGCTGAGGCTGGCCTCGCTAGACTATCAGCCGGAGCGAGAGGAGTACCTGAACCAGATTCAGGCTGCCCCGGAAGAGCACTCTTTGCTGATGTCTCGCTCGGTGTGGCACAAGGTGCGTGAGTCTAGACCTTTAAGCCTAGAAGGGCTGCAGCTCTCAGACGTGCTCTCTGGCCTAAAGCCGGTTGGTAAGCCAGTTCCAGGTCGGATGTCTTGGTCTGCTGATCGCTGGCAGACACTGCTCAACTCAAGCACCGTTCCGCCAGTCCCTCCTCGCAAAGGGACTGAGGGCGCACAGCCGCCTAACGCTGTCGATAGTGGGCTGCGGTTTGAAACGGCACCAGAAGATCCGCCTGAGAAGAGCGAGAATGGCTCTTCTGAAGAAGGCTCTACCTGA